A genomic stretch from Edaphobacter aggregans includes:
- a CDS encoding NAD(P)-dependent alcohol dehydrogenase — protein sequence MKAIVYHDYGSPDVLQLEEIEKSTPGDKEVLIKVRAASVNPLDWHFIRGTPYIVRIVMTGLRKPKNTRLGVDVAGQVEAVGSAITQFKPGDEVFGTCRGAFAEYVCISESNLVIKPNNVTFEQAAAVPIAAFTALQGLRDKGKIQPGQKILVNGASGGIGTFAVQIAKSYGADVTGVCSTRNIDMVRSIGADQVIDYTKEDFTKSSQRYDLIFDAIGNHSLSARRRLLTPSGICVMAGGPSGRWKMGLASGIKALVWSQCSSRKLTGLLAKSSEEDLTILHDLMATGKVTPVIDRQYSLSELPDAIRYLEQGHARGKVVITL from the coding sequence ATGAAAGCCATCGTTTATCACGACTATGGTTCACCCGACGTTCTTCAACTCGAAGAGATTGAAAAATCAACCCCCGGCGACAAGGAAGTCCTGATAAAAGTCCGCGCGGCCTCCGTGAATCCGCTTGACTGGCACTTCATAAGAGGCACGCCGTACATCGTCCGCATCGTGATGACCGGCCTGCGCAAACCAAAAAACACACGCTTAGGCGTTGACGTAGCCGGCCAGGTCGAAGCGGTCGGCAGCGCCATAACCCAATTCAAACCAGGCGACGAAGTCTTCGGCACATGCCGCGGAGCCTTCGCCGAGTACGTCTGCATCTCCGAATCAAATCTGGTCATTAAGCCAAACAACGTAACGTTCGAGCAAGCAGCCGCAGTACCCATAGCCGCATTCACCGCATTGCAGGGCCTTCGCGACAAAGGAAAAATTCAGCCGGGCCAGAAGATCTTAGTCAACGGAGCATCAGGAGGCATCGGCACCTTCGCCGTGCAGATCGCCAAGTCATACGGAGCAGATGTAACTGGCGTATGCAGCACAAGAAACATCGACATGGTCCGATCCATCGGCGCAGATCAAGTCATCGACTACACCAAAGAGGACTTCACCAAAAGCAGCCAACGTTACGACCTGATCTTCGACGCCATCGGCAACCACTCATTATCAGCCCGCAGACGACTCTTAACCCCCAGCGGAATATGCGTCATGGCCGGAGGCCCAAGCGGCCGCTGGAAGATGGGTCTCGCTAGCGGAATCAAAGCACTAGTCTGGTCCCAGTGCAGCAGCCGAAAACTAACCGGCCTCCTGGCAAAATCAAGCGAAGAAGACCTGACCATCCTGCACGACCTCATGGCGACCGGAAAGGTAACCCCTGTCATCGACAGACAGTACAGCTTGAGCGAACTCCCTGACGCCATCCGCTATCTGGAACAAGGCCACGCCCGCGGAAAAGTAGTCATAACCTTATGA
- the purD gene encoding phosphoribosylamine--glycine ligase has translation MKVLVIGGGGREHALVWSLRKSPAVTEVIAAPGNGGIAQIARCIPVDVNNLHALIDIVAVENPALTVIGPEVPLALGIVDELQSRGHRVFGPARAAARLESSKAFAKDFMRRHDIPTAAYALCTSLDEVREQLPRFATPVVVKASGLAAGKGVVICDTHAEALSTAAEIFSGTLLGTADTEIVLEEFLTGEELSFFALCDGTHAIPIAAAQDHKRVGEGDTGPNTGGMGAYSTDSLASPELTRWIIDNVAQKVVDGMAQEGNPFRGILFIGLMMTPRGPMVLEFNTRFGDPETQAILLRLETDILDLFNASIDGTADRLQIKMLPGASACVIAASGGYPGKYQSGLPIEGLTAPTDPSVVVFHSGTALKDGHLLTAGGRVLTITAHADNLRNSLEKAYNQLQKISFENMQYRRDIGHRALRN, from the coding sequence ATGAAGGTTTTAGTCATCGGCGGCGGCGGCCGCGAGCACGCACTCGTCTGGTCTCTCCGCAAATCCCCCGCAGTCACTGAAGTCATCGCCGCTCCCGGCAATGGCGGCATCGCCCAGATCGCCCGCTGCATCCCCGTCGACGTCAACAATCTCCACGCCCTCATCGACATCGTCGCCGTCGAAAACCCTGCCCTCACCGTCATCGGCCCCGAAGTCCCCCTCGCCCTCGGCATCGTCGACGAGCTTCAGTCCCGCGGCCACCGAGTCTTCGGCCCCGCCCGGGCCGCCGCCCGCCTCGAGTCCAGCAAAGCCTTCGCCAAGGACTTCATGCGCCGCCACGACATCCCCACCGCCGCCTACGCCCTCTGCACCTCCCTCGACGAAGTCCGCGAGCAGCTCCCCCGCTTTGCCACACCCGTAGTCGTAAAAGCCTCCGGCCTCGCCGCCGGCAAAGGCGTCGTCATCTGCGACACCCACGCCGAAGCCCTCTCCACCGCCGCCGAAATCTTCTCCGGCACCCTCCTCGGCACCGCCGACACCGAAATCGTCCTCGAAGAGTTCCTCACCGGCGAAGAGCTCTCCTTCTTCGCCCTCTGCGACGGCACCCACGCCATCCCCATCGCAGCCGCCCAGGACCACAAGCGCGTCGGCGAAGGCGACACCGGCCCCAACACCGGCGGCATGGGCGCCTACTCCACCGACTCTCTCGCCTCCCCTGAACTCACCCGCTGGATCATCGACAACGTTGCTCAGAAGGTCGTCGACGGCATGGCACAGGAAGGCAACCCCTTCCGCGGAATCCTCTTCATCGGCCTCATGATGACCCCCCGCGGCCCCATGGTCCTCGAGTTCAACACCCGCTTCGGCGACCCCGAGACCCAGGCCATCCTCCTCCGCCTCGAAACCGACATCCTCGACCTCTTCAACGCCTCCATCGACGGCACCGCCGACCGCCTCCAAATCAAAATGCTCCCCGGAGCCAGCGCCTGCGTCATCGCCGCCAGCGGAGGCTACCCCGGCAAATACCAATCCGGCCTCCCCATTGAAGGCCTCACCGCCCCCACCGACCCCTCGGTCGTCGTCTTCCACTCCGGCACAGCCCTCAAAGATGGCCACTTGCTAACCGCAGGAGGCCGCGTTCTAACCATCACCGCCCACGCAGATAACCTGCGAAATTCACTGGAAAAGGCCTACAACCAGCTCCAAAAAATCTCTTTTGAAAACATGCAATACCGCCGCGACATAGGCCACCGAGCTCTCCGCAACTAA
- a CDS encoding DinB family protein yields the protein MSEPVLTALEALKWFENASDNWRKFLTTNPEILSISCDIAGAVTVAQLLQHIVAVELRWSERIARLPETNYEQIPFGSVDAIYATHDRAVDIFHKSLAADLDWDQTIDFVTRTYGPASASRKTIFFHAMFHSTRHYAQLGTLIRQHGYKADWVADYLFMGITLP from the coding sequence ATGAGCGAACCCGTCCTCACTGCCCTGGAAGCCCTGAAATGGTTTGAAAACGCCTCCGACAACTGGCGCAAATTCCTAACCACCAACCCCGAAATCCTCTCTATTTCCTGTGACATAGCCGGCGCCGTCACCGTAGCCCAGCTTCTTCAGCACATCGTCGCCGTCGAACTTCGCTGGTCTGAGCGCATAGCCCGCCTCCCCGAAACCAACTACGAACAAATCCCCTTCGGCTCTGTAGACGCCATTTACGCCACCCACGATCGCGCCGTAGACATCTTCCATAAGTCCCTCGCCGCCGACCTCGACTGGGACCAGACCATCGACTTCGTCACCCGTACCTACGGCCCCGCCAGCGCCTCCCGCAAAACAATCTTCTTCCACGCCATGTTTCACAGCACGCGACACTATGCCCAGTTAGGCACTCTCATCCGTCAGCACGGTTACAAAGCAGACTGGGTCGCCGACTACCTCTTCATGGGCATCACGCTCCCTTGA
- the purF gene encoding amidophosphoribosyltransferase: MDEDDATPFDKLREECGVMAVYNHSDAARLTYWGLYSLQHRGQESAGIASADGTEVNDIKGMGLVSEIFTDDVLAKLPGYMAIGHTRYSTTGDSALLNAQPISVDSTKGLIAIAHNGNLVNLGTARERLERDGALFQTTSDSEIIIQLIAHSKKTTLVDCIAESLSQVEGAFSIVMMTRNRIFAARDPHGFRPLSMGRIPGVDGAPDTFVFASETCAFDLLHAKYERDVKPGELVMVSEDGVTSRYFNTTTQQASCIFEHVYFARPDSKIYGRWVQQSREQMGRQLARESGVPADLIVPVPDSGVTAALGYAAESGIPFNFGLIRNHYVGRTFIQPEQRVRDFGVRMKLNPVRSLLEGKRVVLIDDSIIRGTTSRKIVRMVRAAGAKEVHMRISCPPTISPCFYGVDTPSKKDLIAANHSVEEIRQYIEADSLAYLSLVGLTHACTTGESADGLSPGSFCTACYTGEYPTQWVDVAEILPAVASR; this comes from the coding sequence ATGGACGAGGACGACGCGACTCCGTTCGACAAGCTGCGCGAAGAGTGCGGTGTGATGGCTGTCTATAACCACTCGGATGCTGCGCGGTTGACGTATTGGGGTTTGTATTCGCTGCAGCATCGCGGGCAGGAGTCTGCTGGCATTGCTTCGGCGGACGGCACGGAGGTGAACGACATCAAGGGAATGGGTCTGGTGTCGGAGATCTTTACCGATGATGTGCTGGCGAAGCTTCCGGGCTATATGGCGATTGGTCATACGCGCTACTCGACTACCGGTGATTCGGCGTTGCTGAATGCGCAGCCGATCTCGGTTGATAGCACGAAGGGTTTGATTGCGATTGCGCATAACGGCAACCTGGTGAATCTGGGAACGGCGCGAGAGCGGCTGGAGCGCGATGGTGCGCTGTTTCAGACGACGAGTGACTCGGAGATCATCATTCAGTTGATTGCTCACTCGAAGAAGACGACGCTGGTAGATTGCATTGCCGAATCGCTGTCTCAGGTAGAGGGTGCGTTTTCGATTGTGATGATGACGCGGAACCGCATCTTTGCGGCTCGCGATCCGCATGGATTTCGGCCGTTGTCGATGGGAAGAATTCCGGGTGTTGATGGTGCTCCGGATACTTTTGTGTTTGCCAGCGAGACGTGCGCGTTTGACCTGCTGCATGCGAAGTATGAGCGCGATGTGAAGCCGGGCGAGTTGGTGATGGTCTCCGAAGATGGCGTTACTTCGCGGTACTTTAATACAACGACGCAGCAGGCCAGCTGCATCTTCGAGCATGTTTATTTTGCGCGGCCTGATTCGAAGATCTATGGCCGATGGGTGCAGCAGAGCCGCGAGCAGATGGGACGACAGCTGGCGCGTGAGTCGGGAGTGCCGGCGGATTTGATTGTGCCGGTGCCGGATTCGGGTGTGACGGCGGCGCTGGGTTATGCGGCGGAGTCGGGGATTCCGTTTAATTTTGGGCTGATCAGAAACCACTACGTGGGCCGGACGTTTATCCAGCCGGAGCAGCGGGTTCGCGACTTTGGCGTAAGGATGAAGCTGAATCCGGTTCGCAGTTTGCTTGAGGGCAAGCGGGTGGTTCTCATCGACGACTCGATCATTCGCGGGACGACTTCGCGGAAGATTGTGCGGATGGTACGGGCTGCCGGGGCGAAGGAGGTGCATATGCGCATCTCCTGTCCTCCGACGATCTCGCCTTGTTTTTATGGCGTAGATACTCCGAGCAAGAAGGACCTGATTGCTGCGAACCATTCGGTTGAAGAGATTCGCCAGTATATTGAGGCGGACTCGCTGGCGTACCTGTCGCTGGTGGGACTGACGCATGCCTGCACGACGGGAGAGTCTGCCGACGGGCTTTCGCCTGGTAGCTTCTGCACGGCGTGTTACACGGGCGAGTATCCGACGCAGTGGGTTGACGTGGCGGAGATTCTGCCTGCCGTGGCTTCTCGGTAG
- the purL gene encoding phosphoribosylformylglycinamidine synthase subunit PurL, which yields MPNQQAQQPTATPSPATITPELLKQHSITTDEYARIEAALGRVPSLTELGIFSVMWSEHCSYKSSRVHLKRLPTKSDRVVQGPGENAGIIDVGDGWACAFKIESHNHPSYIEPYQGAATGVGGILRDIFTMNARPFAVMDSLRFGPLDEAEPDEALRRKNHQIATGVVHGVAGYGNCFGVPNLGGETRFETCYSGNPLLNAFALGLVKIDEIFYAKAVGVGNPVIYVGAKTGRDGIHGATMASEEFTEGSEQKRPNVQMGDPFMEKLLLEACLEAMATGAVLGIQDMGAAGLTCSTCEMGARGGLGLTVELDRVPQRETGMTSYEIMLSESQERMLLVADKDRAVEVLDVFSKWGLDASIVGEVTAEPRMRITQRGVLVADIPNQSLTDDAPVYHRPVGDWKAPVPVDPPAHVVELLKQPRDYAGDLKTLLASANISSKHWVYEQYDSMVQTNTVQGPGGEAGVMRIKGTGGAPVVATKQGVAELVAASTPEGVAALHAERPAKGDRGIAMALAGNGRWTYLDPKLGAMHAVAEAARKVACTGATPVAATNCLNFGNPEKPEIMAQLSNAIDGIAEACVALGTPVTGGNVSLYNETKGVGIYPTPVLGIVGIIDDVTKSVPASFRKAGDAVLFLSAFRGVGRKAEQDMGSTDFAKSVLGELWGAPPVLDLQEEAALHKALVALAEKGLLASAGDLSDGGCAVAFAKACFPRELGVRISMQLGSDDSFAVTERLFSEIGSSVIASADPAKIEEIQAVLKAHPAVWSFRLGDVTNGNFEILINDKAVIDEPVKALKSVWAEAMEAQLADEVVTA from the coding sequence ATGCCAAATCAGCAAGCCCAGCAACCCACCGCAACCCCCTCTCCAGCCACCATCACACCGGAGCTGCTCAAGCAGCACAGCATCACCACCGACGAGTATGCGCGCATTGAAGCAGCGTTAGGACGCGTGCCATCGCTGACGGAGCTGGGCATCTTCTCTGTCATGTGGTCGGAGCATTGCTCTTACAAGTCGTCGCGTGTGCATCTGAAGCGTCTGCCGACCAAGTCCGACCGTGTGGTGCAGGGACCGGGCGAGAACGCGGGCATTATCGACGTGGGCGATGGCTGGGCGTGCGCGTTCAAGATCGAGTCGCACAACCATCCGAGTTACATTGAGCCGTATCAAGGCGCGGCGACGGGCGTAGGCGGGATTCTGCGCGACATTTTTACGATGAATGCTCGTCCGTTTGCTGTCATGGATTCGCTGCGCTTTGGCCCGCTGGATGAAGCCGAACCGGATGAAGCGCTTCGGCGCAAGAATCACCAGATTGCGACTGGCGTGGTGCATGGAGTCGCTGGGTATGGCAACTGCTTCGGCGTACCGAATCTCGGTGGCGAGACGCGGTTCGAGACCTGCTACTCGGGGAATCCGCTGCTGAATGCGTTTGCGCTGGGTTTGGTGAAGATCGATGAGATCTTCTATGCCAAGGCTGTTGGGGTTGGGAATCCGGTGATCTACGTTGGCGCGAAGACTGGGCGTGATGGAATTCACGGCGCTACGATGGCGTCGGAGGAGTTCACCGAAGGTTCAGAGCAGAAGCGGCCGAATGTGCAGATGGGCGATCCGTTTATGGAGAAGCTGCTGCTTGAGGCTTGCCTTGAGGCGATGGCGACTGGGGCTGTGCTGGGGATTCAGGATATGGGCGCAGCTGGGCTGACGTGCTCGACGTGTGAGATGGGCGCTCGTGGCGGCCTTGGGTTGACGGTGGAGTTGGATCGCGTGCCGCAGCGCGAGACGGGCATGACGAGCTACGAGATTATGCTGTCGGAGTCGCAGGAGCGGATGCTTCTGGTGGCTGACAAGGACCGCGCTGTCGAGGTGTTGGATGTCTTCTCGAAGTGGGGGCTGGATGCTTCGATTGTGGGTGAGGTGACTGCCGAGCCGAGGATGAGGATCACGCAGCGCGGTGTGCTCGTTGCGGATATTCCGAATCAGAGTCTGACTGATGATGCTCCGGTGTATCACCGGCCTGTTGGCGATTGGAAGGCTCCGGTGCCGGTCGATCCGCCTGCGCATGTGGTTGAGTTGCTGAAGCAGCCGCGAGATTATGCGGGCGATTTGAAGACGCTGTTGGCTAGTGCGAACATCTCGTCGAAGCACTGGGTGTATGAGCAGTATGACTCGATGGTGCAGACGAATACGGTTCAAGGGCCTGGCGGTGAGGCTGGCGTGATGCGGATCAAGGGTACGGGTGGAGCTCCTGTTGTTGCGACGAAGCAAGGCGTCGCGGAGCTTGTTGCGGCGTCGACTCCGGAGGGAGTAGCTGCGCTTCACGCGGAACGGCCCGCAAAGGGAGATCGTGGGATTGCGATGGCCTTGGCAGGCAATGGGCGGTGGACGTATCTCGATCCGAAGCTAGGGGCGATGCATGCTGTTGCAGAGGCTGCGCGTAAGGTGGCTTGTACGGGTGCGACTCCGGTGGCGGCGACGAACTGTTTGAACTTCGGGAATCCAGAGAAGCCGGAGATTATGGCTCAGCTGTCGAACGCGATTGATGGGATCGCTGAGGCTTGTGTGGCGCTGGGGACTCCAGTTACGGGTGGGAATGTCTCGCTGTACAACGAGACGAAGGGTGTTGGGATTTATCCGACTCCAGTGCTGGGGATCGTTGGCATTATCGACGATGTAACGAAGAGCGTTCCGGCGAGCTTCCGCAAGGCTGGGGATGCTGTTCTGTTCCTTTCTGCTTTCCGTGGAGTTGGGCGGAAGGCGGAGCAGGATATGGGTTCGACGGATTTTGCGAAGAGCGTTCTGGGCGAGTTGTGGGGCGCGCCTCCGGTGCTGGATTTGCAGGAAGAGGCGGCGCTGCATAAGGCTTTGGTTGCGCTGGCGGAGAAGGGGCTGCTGGCTTCTGCTGGCGATTTGTCAGATGGTGGTTGTGCGGTTGCGTTTGCGAAGGCTTGCTTCCCGCGTGAGCTGGGTGTGCGCATCTCGATGCAGCTTGGTTCAGATGATTCGTTCGCGGTGACGGAACGATTGTTTAGCGAGATCGGGTCTTCGGTGATCGCTTCTGCTGATCCGGCGAAGATTGAGGAGATTCAGGCGGTGTTGAAGGCGCATCCTGCAGTTTGGTCGTTCCGTTTGGGCGATGTGACGAATGGGAACTTCGAGATTTTGATCAACGATAAAGCTGTGATCGACGAGCCAGTGAAGGCGTTGAAGTCGGTGTGGGCGGAGGCGATGGAAGCGCAACTCGCGGATGAGGTGGTGACGGCGTAA
- the dut gene encoding dUTP diphosphatase gives MPRYAHTGPFGDLAADLYAAEGVTLAPAATIGVSTGIALEFPSTHGALVEDRSGLAIRGLTTLAGVIDPGYRGEIKVVVTNLSPVSVEIKAGDRVAQLRIVQRIEAEFEEVAELAEAPRGAGGFGSTGN, from the coding sequence TTGCCTCGATACGCTCACACCGGCCCGTTCGGCGATCTGGCCGCAGACTTGTACGCCGCCGAGGGCGTCACTCTGGCGCCTGCCGCGACGATCGGTGTTTCGACCGGAATTGCATTGGAGTTCCCATCGACGCACGGAGCGCTGGTCGAAGATCGTTCAGGACTAGCCATCCGTGGTTTGACCACACTCGCGGGAGTGATCGATCCGGGCTATCGCGGCGAGATCAAGGTGGTTGTGACGAACCTGAGCCCGGTTTCTGTAGAGATCAAGGCCGGGGATCGCGTGGCTCAGCTTCGGATCGTCCAGCGAATTGAGGCTGAGTTTGAAGAGGTTGCGGAGTTAGCGGAAGCTCCGCGGGGGGCTGGCGGTTTTGGGAGCACGGGCAACTAG
- a CDS encoding glycosyltransferase family 39 protein, whose product MWSRLWRWMNADNTLNDDGVSAPWRLFWVAFLIRLLYMTLSHAYRIRSVEDHFQFAWEAGRIGKSLATGYGYGSPFAIETFGHTGPTAWLPPMYPLLIAAVFKVFGVYTAASAWVLLAINCVFSAATALATWEIAARCFNRRVAVWSGWLWALHPAAMQYSVRWLWEMSISTALFAWVIVLALRMRGVGSDAKDNSEASSRQTRRWLLFGCLWGVIALSTSTLAMFLPACGLWVLIGTWKRPHALRDAALAGVVFIAALTPWMLRNWEVFHAFIPIRGNLGVETFLGNGPGSNGFVMTFDHPNMAPEQLRQYAEMGEVRYVAMRGAMARDYIHAHRRHFLAISLKRAYFFWVGTPSDVAWALEIPRMLNYSFISLAGLMGLALALKRRVVGSGLFFWALLLVPIPYYMVMALPRFRHPLEPLLTVLGVYLFQSATPRSHRETSA is encoded by the coding sequence ATGTGGTCACGGCTGTGGCGTTGGATGAACGCCGATAATACTCTGAACGACGATGGCGTAAGCGCTCCGTGGCGGCTCTTCTGGGTCGCTTTTCTGATTCGACTTCTCTACATGACCCTCTCGCACGCCTATCGAATCCGGTCCGTCGAGGATCACTTCCAGTTCGCGTGGGAAGCCGGACGCATCGGCAAATCGCTCGCCACCGGCTACGGCTACGGCAGTCCCTTCGCGATCGAGACCTTTGGCCACACCGGACCTACCGCCTGGCTTCCGCCGATGTATCCGTTGCTGATCGCAGCGGTATTCAAGGTCTTTGGCGTTTATACGGCTGCTTCCGCCTGGGTGCTGCTGGCGATCAACTGCGTCTTCTCGGCGGCCACCGCGCTGGCTACGTGGGAGATTGCAGCACGCTGCTTCAACCGGCGCGTTGCCGTCTGGTCCGGCTGGTTGTGGGCGCTGCATCCGGCGGCGATGCAATACTCTGTGCGCTGGCTTTGGGAGATGTCCATCAGCACCGCGCTCTTCGCCTGGGTCATTGTGCTGGCGCTCAGAATGCGAGGCGTTGGTTCGGACGCCAAGGACAACTCCGAAGCTTCATCGCGGCAGACGAGACGCTGGTTGCTCTTCGGATGTTTGTGGGGAGTAATTGCTCTCTCTACATCGACGCTGGCAATGTTTCTCCCGGCCTGCGGATTGTGGGTGCTCATCGGTACCTGGAAGCGGCCTCATGCCTTGCGAGATGCGGCGCTGGCAGGAGTTGTCTTTATCGCTGCTCTTACTCCATGGATGCTGCGAAATTGGGAGGTCTTTCACGCATTCATCCCGATTCGCGGCAATCTTGGCGTCGAAACCTTCCTGGGCAATGGGCCCGGATCGAATGGGTTTGTGATGACCTTCGATCATCCGAACATGGCTCCCGAGCAGCTTCGGCAGTACGCCGAGATGGGCGAGGTGCGATACGTTGCCATGCGCGGCGCGATGGCCAGGGACTACATCCACGCGCATCGACGCCATTTTTTAGCAATCAGCCTGAAGCGCGCCTACTTCTTTTGGGTGGGGACACCCTCGGACGTGGCCTGGGCGCTCGAGATTCCTCGCATGCTTAATTACAGCTTTATCAGTCTCGCCGGGCTGATGGGACTGGCGCTCGCACTCAAGCGCCGTGTCGTCGGCTCGGGACTCTTCTTCTGGGCTTTGCTGCTGGTGCCGATTCCCTACTACATGGTCATGGCTCTCCCTCGATTCCGCCATCCGCTGGAACCGCTCCTGACCGTGCTGGGCGTGTATCTCTTCCAATCAGCCACGCCACGAAGCCATCGAGAAACATCAGCCTGA
- the rpmA gene encoding 50S ribosomal protein L27 — translation MAHKKGLGSSKNGRDSNAQRLGVKVFGGQTILGGGIIVRQRGTPLKPGANVGRGSDDTLFAKIDGKVRFQDRGQHGRFVNVDPVEA, via the coding sequence ATGGCACATAAAAAAGGTTTAGGTTCTTCTAAAAACGGCCGCGACTCAAACGCACAGCGGCTCGGCGTCAAGGTCTTCGGTGGCCAGACGATCCTCGGCGGCGGCATCATCGTTCGTCAGCGCGGTACACCGCTCAAGCCCGGCGCCAATGTTGGCCGTGGCTCGGACGACACCCTCTTCGCGAAGATCGACGGCAAGGTTCGCTTCCAGGACCGTGGCCAGCATGGCCGCTTCGTCAACGTCGACCCCGTCGAAGCATAA
- the rplU gene encoding 50S ribosomal protein L21 codes for MYAVIRTGGKQYLVSPGEQLKIETTAHQDGAVEFSDVLAVSSEEGKFESDLTGAKVTGSVVGEGRGDKILVFKLKRKKQYKKMQGHRQNFVEIKINEIVVNGKSFKA; via the coding sequence ATGTACGCAGTCATCCGCACCGGCGGCAAACAGTACCTGGTCTCCCCAGGCGAACAGTTGAAGATTGAGACCACTGCTCACCAGGACGGCGCAGTCGAGTTCTCCGACGTCCTCGCCGTCAGCAGCGAAGAGGGCAAGTTCGAGTCGGACCTCACCGGCGCCAAGGTGACCGGTTCCGTCGTAGGCGAAGGGCGCGGCGACAAGATCCTCGTCTTCAAGCTGAAGCGTAAGAAGCAGTACAAGAAAATGCAGGGCCACCGTCAGAACTTCGTTGAGATCAAGATCAACGAGATCGTGGTCAACGGTAAGAGCTTCAAGGCATAA
- a CDS encoding zinc-ribbon domain containing protein, whose product MEFVDRLLTCADCGGEFIFTAGEQLFFFDKQFKNDPKRCKPCKSKRAGASLRPGAGPAAAGLSRTETRTHCSECGIETTVPFKPTQGRPVLCRQCFQSKRAPAVAAATAELVAADRAPVSSELIAAAAQAPQA is encoded by the coding sequence ATGGAATTTGTGGATAGGCTATTAACCTGTGCAGATTGCGGTGGAGAGTTTATCTTCACTGCCGGCGAACAACTCTTTTTCTTCGATAAACAATTCAAGAACGATCCCAAGCGATGCAAACCGTGCAAGTCCAAACGCGCCGGTGCAAGTCTGCGTCCTGGTGCGGGTCCGGCTGCAGCTGGCCTCTCCCGTACTGAGACGCGCACCCACTGCTCTGAGTGCGGAATCGAGACTACCGTACCCTTCAAGCCCACACAGGGACGACCTGTCCTCTGCCGCCAGTGCTTCCAGAGCAAACGTGCTCCGGCTGTGGCTGCAGCAACTGCTGAACTGGTCGCCGCGGATCGAGCCCCGGTCAGTTCGGAACTGATCGCCGCTGCCGCTCAGGCCCCACAGGCCTAG